TGCGCTCTGGCTACTCTGCCTGGATCGTCACTCTTATTTTTATTCCGCTCCATCTTTTCGCAATTCTCAGCGGCTTCGAGGCCTACGTTATCTCTTTGATCAATCAGCGACACTATCTGCGCCGCCAGGGCGCTAAACCCTATATTCTCGCCTCTGAGCTGCTGACCCACGGCCTATGCGCCATCGGCGTTTACCTGGGCCGCTTTCGCCGCTTCAACAGCTGGGACTTTGTGACCGATCCGGGCAATATCCTCCTGAGCGCCCTCGATGACCTGACCACCAAGCGTCCTCTCTTTGTCATTGTGATTATCTTTGTGGTGATCTCAATTCTCTACTGGATTTTCAAAGAGATTACCCTCGGCCTGGTTCTGCGCTTCCGCTATGCCCACCTAGACGAAGATTGTTAAATCTTGCCATTGAGAAAAATTTGAGGATTTTTTTAATAATTGACATAAGAAGACAAAGCTTCCTATGTCAATTTTCACCAATCAGACAAAGAGTAACTATCTACTTTCAGGCAAAAATTTTCATAAACAATCTTGACTTTCATGATGAATATAAAAATATTTAAATTTTTAGATTTTGCAAATACCATAGGTAGATAGGATCTTTGATTCTATTTAACAATTCATTTTTTAATGATTTAAGATTCAAGGAGTCAATTGTTTCGGAGTTTAAAATATCAATCAAAATCAAAAATTTGCTTAGAGGATATAGCTCGCTCTTGGATTGATGCAGTATATACAAAATATCACCTTTTGAAAGAGGCCTTGCTCTAATTTCATTCAAGTTGTATAAAATTCTTAAAGATTCTAATTGTCCGGTCTCTGAGAATATTTTTTCCATATCCTTATACTTTGAATCTCTAATTCTTGGAATAGTTGCTGCAACCTGCCTAGAAAGAAATCCAGAGTATTTCCAGACATTGACATTGGCATCTAAAATTTTGCACAATTCTGATTCACTACCATATTTTGCCAGCAACCAAATACTTGAAAGTAAGTGAGATGATGAGCGATTTGAAATTTTAATTGCTAAAGAAACGATTTTATTTTTAATTAGAGAATTAGGCGTTATTTTCCACTCCACAAGAAGCTTTGCAACCGAAAATGGAGCAACATCATCTAAGCAGTGATAGCTTTCCAGAAAATTTTCTAGGTGATGAAATCGCTTCTCACTAACTCCTAGACTGGCATAATAGCGGAGTATATTTTCTCTCAAGCCTGGACTGCTCTCAAGTAAATCAGGAACATATTCTTCTAAAAATTCATCTTTGGTCTTGCATGAAATGGTGAAATATCGCTTGTAGACCTTCTCCCATCTACCAGCATTAGATAAATCTAGAAATTTTTTAAATCTACCTCGAACCTTTCTCTTTTCATCTTCAATATTTAGTTCTTTTTCTAAGTGTTCATTTATTCGTTTCGACATAATGGTCAGATATCTATTTTCATTTGGAAGAAAGTATTTTTTCGCATCTTCCGAGGACAAAATTTTTGTTTTCCCTAAATTCAATCTAAGACCTCTTGTAAGCAACAGTTCATCAAGCCCTCTCAAAACTTTTTTCGCTGACTCTATATCTTGGACTCCAAAATCAATGTCATCCATCCAGCGAACAAAATTTCCATCAGTCTCTCCATCAAGATATTTATCTATCTCAAACAAAAAAGCATGGGCTAACAATCGTGGAGCATCAAAATTAATCTGCGGCAATCCGATACCTGACAATGGTAAATAGTCAGGTTTCCACATAAAAAAGTCGAGCATAAAAAACAGAAAATCCAGCAAGCATTCATCAAACCTTGCGTAGCTTGCTAAGACATTTCTCAGGCGATCAAATGAAATGGTATCAAAATAATTAGCCACATCAGTGACAACTACGTAGTTGAAGGAAGTAGAAAACTCATAGATTTTTTTCTGAAATTCGGGCCACAACTCCCACCATTGATAGGAAAAGGAATCATCTATATCCTCTTCTGTTTTAAGGTTGCTATGACTTCTACTATAAAAAGCTTTTGGAGAAGGCTGGTTATTTTTAATATGGGAAGAAAGACGCTCAACAAGAGTCTGCAAAACTACTGCGTCACTTGGAGCTGGTATTTGAATATGTCTACAGACACCATATTTTTTCTCGAGTCTGATCACATGGGGGGGTTTAGGCCTATACTCATGCCGTAGAATTTGATCCCTAATAACTAAATTAAGAGCGGCATAGTTTCTCTGATAGTCAAAGTAATCATGCAAGCACAGTAAATTTTGATTTCTCATGCCTTGTTTAACGATTTTTCGCCAAACTTTATTCATTAATCCTGGCTCAAAACAAGTCTCCAGAGTTAAAATTCTTTCAGTAAATCTGGGCGTGCTTATTGGAGACATAGTTAACAAATTGATTTTTGAGAAGACTTTTTTATTGTAATTTATTTAAAGAAATCTGCAAGACCAACTCAAATTAACTACATCTAATATTTAAATTTTCATGTTGATTTTAAATATTGATTCTGTAAGCAATCAATATCTAGAAAAATCATTAAAAACTCATACTTCTATTTTTTGCCATTCAAGTTTTGCACTTGATCACCTCTTATTTAGGTGTGGAGGTGTCTTTATGCCTGTATATGACAAGAGTCGTGGTAATAAACTGAACTTTTAATTTTCCTCAATCTCGTTGGGCAAGCTGAGGATAAAGTGGGTCGCGTTTTCATCGCTGGTAACTCGAATATGGCCGCCGAGGTGTTCGACGAAGCGCTTGACCAGCGCCAGTCCTAGCCCGGTACCGCCATATTTCCAGGGATCTTGATTGGGAATGCGATAGAACTTATCGAAAATGCGATCGCACTCTTCTGGCGGGATCGTCACCCCAGAATTGCTAATTTCAATTTCCACGCGATCGCCCTGCATCTGGGCGCCCAGAGTAATGCTTTGGTGAGATGGCGTATATTTGCAGGCGTTGTGGAGCAGCTCCGAGAGAATGCGCTCTAGATAGGAGAAATCCGTTGAGATATTCACCGGGCGATCGCCCGGACACCGCAGCACCAGATCTTGGTGCTGAGCCCGCATTCGCTCCGCAAAGGGCTCTGCCACGTGGGGAATCCAGATACACAGATCCATCGTACCCACAATTAGCGGCTCCGTTCCGGCATCGAGGCGAGTGAGATCCAGCAGATCATTAATGAGATTAATTTCTCGCTGACCTTCATCTTTGAGCACCTGGAAGTAGCGAGAGATATCTCCCATGTTGAGCACATCCAGAGACTGGAGCTGCAGCTCTAGCATTTGAGTGGCCATTTTGATATTCGCCATGGGCGTGCGCAGCTCGTGGGAAACGGTGCTCAAAAAGTCATCTTTGAGCTGATTGAGACGCTCCAGTTCTCGGACCTGGCTTTGGGCGGCCTGATAGAGGCGCGACTGGCGGAGGGCGATCGCGCACTGATTGGCCACCTGCTCCACGAGGCGCACCTCCATCTCGCTAAAGCGCTCCTGCTTGTAGCGGAAAAGCCACAGATTTCCCAAGATGCCGCGATCGTCGAAGATCGGGCATACCAGAATGGCGTAGCGCTCTAGGGTGCCGCGCAGCAGCGTCCCAGAGGTGAAGCAAAACTGGCAGCACTGCCCCGTCAGAAGCCGCTCATAGATCTGCGCCTCCATGGGATCGATGAGGGAAGACGATCGGCCCAGGGAGGTCGGCAGAGAGACATTATATTCGTGGGTCACCGTGGAGAGCGTGAAGTCTGCGTTGTAGAGCGCCGTGTCGCAGCACTCGATGCCCAGGGTTGCGCCCAGGGCATCCACCGCCGTTTGGAGGATCTTGTCTTCATCGAGGGAATCTCTCACCGAGTCCGTAATTCCCTTGAGAACAGACTCAAAGTAGAGAGACTGTTCTAGCTCGGCGGTGCGCTCTTGGACCTGCTGCTCCAGGGTGCTGTTGAGGGACTGTACCTGGGCATAGAGCTCCGACTGCTGGATGGCGATCGCCACCTGGGCCGAGAGCTGCTTCATGAGATTGACCTCCCAGGACTGCCAGCTGCGCGGCGCGGTGCAGTGATGGGCGATCAGCAGCCCCCAAAGGCGATCGCCTTGGAGAATTGGCACCACCAAATTGGCCTGAACCTGCAAATTTTTCAGCAGATCGACATAGCAGCTGCGCAAGTGGGGCGCATTGACATCATTGAGAACGCCGACGTGCCCCTGCAAATAGGAGAGATGCCAGTTGTGACGAAAGCAGGGATCATGGATAGTCCAGCCCATGATCGCCAGGTCAGGAGAGATCACAGACTCCGCTACCACATCCCCACTCCAGTCCGGCTGGAAGTGATAGATCACCACGCGATCGGTATGGAGCAGCGCGCGGATATCGGCCACCGTCGTTTCGAGGATCTCTTCGAGGTTGAGAGACTGGTGGATGCGCTGGGTGATCGCCCCCACGAGCTGCTCCCGCTCGGCTTGCTGACGCAGCACTCGCTCAGCCTGCTTGAGAGCCGTCACGTCCCGGCTGACGATCAGCACAGAGTCCACGGTCCCGTCCCCTTTCCACTCCGGCACCAGGCGCGCTGACCACTCTCGCATGCCGCGGGGAGAGTAGAGCTCAAACTCGTAAGACTGCTCTTGGCCCGTCTCAAACACCCGTCGCACGGCTTGGTACCAAGGCGTCAGCTTGTCCGCAGAGTGGCCCATCTGCTCATCGGTCCGGCCCATCAAGCTAGCGGGCGAGACGCCGGTCTCACGCTCCAGGCTGGGGTTGACGTAGACGTATCGCATCTGGCGATCGATCCGGGCGATGATGTCGGGGGAGTTTTCCACCAGGGCGCGAAATTCCCGCTCTCGCTGGCGTAGCTCGGCCTCTGCTCGGTTGCGGCCTGCGATCTCTTGCTGGAGCTGCTCAATGGTCGTAGCGAGGTTGCGCGTCTGGGCCTCGACGGTCAGCCCCAG
This genomic stretch from Geitlerinema sp. PCC 7407 harbors:
- a CDS encoding DUF1361 domain-containing protein; this translates as MESILGDALQSFDRHSGWIVWNLFLAFIPLALSFWLYRRRSDRRSPFWWLGFLVFIAFLPNAPYLLTDIIHLIRVVRSGYSAWIVTLIFIPLHLFAILSGFEAYVISLINQRHYLRRQGAKPYILASELLTHGLCAIGVYLGRFRRFNSWDFVTDPGNILLSALDDLTTKRPLFVIVIIFVVISILYWIFKEITLGLVLRFRYAHLDEDC
- a CDS encoding RNA-directed DNA polymerase — encoded protein: MNKVWRKIVKQGMRNQNLLCLHDYFDYQRNYAALNLVIRDQILRHEYRPKPPHVIRLEKKYGVCRHIQIPAPSDAVVLQTLVERLSSHIKNNQPSPKAFYSRSHSNLKTEEDIDDSFSYQWWELWPEFQKKIYEFSTSFNYVVVTDVANYFDTISFDRLRNVLASYARFDECLLDFLFFMLDFFMWKPDYLPLSGIGLPQINFDAPRLLAHAFLFEIDKYLDGETDGNFVRWMDDIDFGVQDIESAKKVLRGLDELLLTRGLRLNLGKTKILSSEDAKKYFLPNENRYLTIMSKRINEHLEKELNIEDEKRKVRGRFKKFLDLSNAGRWEKVYKRYFTISCKTKDEFLEEYVPDLLESSPGLRENILRYYASLGVSEKRFHHLENFLESYHCLDDVAPFSVAKLLVEWKITPNSLIKNKIVSLAIKISNRSSSHLLSSIWLLAKYGSESELCKILDANVNVWKYSGFLSRQVAATIPRIRDSKYKDMEKIFSETGQLESLRILYNLNEIRARPLSKGDILYILHQSKSELYPLSKFLILIDILNSETIDSLNLKSLKNELLNRIKDPIYLWYLQNLKI
- a CDS encoding PAS domain S-box protein; translated protein: MPNSSNLSEPFIDKIIQRPLLTCDAKTSLQQAIAVMEETQRNVMLVTQHRRLVGLVTDTEILQAIKKKPASAQTLQDCLLQPAIAISLEEVKNPLTVLNLLQQYSLWHLPVVNAQGHPLAVVTLDDLRTALSPMDLLRYGQVRLVRPRQMVQASPSVSVAQALLLMASSADRCLVLTEAQRPVGLLTRQDVAQLQALNLDLEKLTAQAVMKRPVVTADLETSLLVALGQMQSHNVRRLVVVDAQEDLVGVVSQGDIWQLLGTERLQEVWEDLQNAVTALAEPQLAGATVWGDEAGLSLREQQYRHILNRVPDFICCFQPDGTLTFVNQAYCDYFGRSPEELLGRSFLELIPEGDRAIPQQHIAALLAGQNSITYEHQAIAADGSVRWQQWTDQAIRDRQGNVAEIQSVGRDITERRLAELALQNSESELRAVFAAMSDLVVILDREGRYRKVVTSDPRYLYDRAAALSGLAVADVMPADEAKYIIQVTQQALDLGQTIHTEYALNLPDRGEHWFSANVSPLDAESVVWVVRDITERKRLEAELYQYRDRLQDLVDQRTVALIATNQQLEQEVSERQRAEAALHFQARLLQMVDHAVIATDLAGGILYWNDFAARLYGWTFEEVRDRKVLELLLRPEDQAEAEGLLLSMVQGESWTAEKQLLRRDGSVFWALVTHSPLFNQDHELAGMICISIDITDRKEAETALQRAIAELGLTVEAQTRNLATTIEQLQQEIAGRNRAEAELRQREREFRALVENSPDIIARIDRQMRYVYVNPSLERETGVSPASLMGRTDEQMGHSADKLTPWYQAVRRVFETGQEQSYEFELYSPRGMREWSARLVPEWKGDGTVDSVLIVSRDVTALKQAERVLRQQAEREQLVGAITQRIHQSLNLEEILETTVADIRALLHTDRVVIYHFQPDWSGDVVAESVISPDLAIMGWTIHDPCFRHNWHLSYLQGHVGVLNDVNAPHLRSCYVDLLKNLQVQANLVVPILQGDRLWGLLIAHHCTAPRSWQSWEVNLMKQLSAQVAIAIQQSELYAQVQSLNSTLEQQVQERTAELEQSLYFESVLKGITDSVRDSLDEDKILQTAVDALGATLGIECCDTALYNADFTLSTVTHEYNVSLPTSLGRSSSLIDPMEAQIYERLLTGQCCQFCFTSGTLLRGTLERYAILVCPIFDDRGILGNLWLFRYKQERFSEMEVRLVEQVANQCAIALRQSRLYQAAQSQVRELERLNQLKDDFLSTVSHELRTPMANIKMATQMLELQLQSLDVLNMGDISRYFQVLKDEGQREINLINDLLDLTRLDAGTEPLIVGTMDLCIWIPHVAEPFAERMRAQHQDLVLRCPGDRPVNISTDFSYLERILSELLHNACKYTPSHQSITLGAQMQGDRVEIEISNSGVTIPPEECDRIFDKFYRIPNQDPWKYGGTGLGLALVKRFVEHLGGHIRVTSDENATHFILSLPNEIEEN